The region TAAATTTATGAATTCGTTTAAAAGAGAAGAGCAAACCTGCATTATTTTCTGCAATATTTAAAAATTGTGAAAAAAAATAAAAAAATCAAGATACCCCCGGTTATATTTTAACACCTAAACGTATTAATTAGTAAAAATCAGATTAAAAAATTTGTTCTGTGAAAAAATTAAAAGTTTGTTTTATTTTTGTATAATACCTTATTCATAAAATAAACCTAATGAAAAAATTAACAGATATTGAAATTCTGGAAAACATTAGAGCAAGAGACGAAAAAACAATGCTTTATTTATTTAAGGAATATTTACCGATAATAAAATATATGGTATTAAATTACAAATATTCCGACGGGAAAATTGGAGTTTCCGGAAGTGAATCTGATGTAAATGACCTCTTTCATGATGCTTTATATATAGTTATAAAGAAAATTTTAAACGAAGATTTTAAACTGACATGTAAATTATCAACCTATTTTTATGCTGTCGGTAAAAATTTATTAAGAACAAAATTACAAAAAAGACTGGTTGAAAAAAAACACAGAGGTTTTATTGAAGGCAATATTTATGAACCTGAAGAAACAGATGTTCTCTTTGATAAAAACTTAAAGAAAGATGTTTTTGAATACTATTTTCAAGCATTAAGTAAAGTTTGTAAAGAAATTTTAAATATGTATTGGCTTGAATATTCAGTAGCAGAGATTTCAAGTAAATTAGGAAATACAAAAAAATATATCAGAAAACGAAAATATGAATGCCAGAAAAGACTTATTGATTTTATTAAGAAAAACCCGGATAATATATAAATTAAAAAATTAATATTATGGAAATATTTGAAAAACACCTTAATTCAGAATTAAACATATTCAGAACAATAATCTTTAAGCTGAATTTAAAAAGTAACAAAGCTCTCACAACAAAATTTGAGCAATATAAAGAAATGAGCAATAATTTGAAGTATATGTTTTTAATTAATGAAGCAGAGAAAGAGATAAGGGAAAACGAAAACCTGAGAAACATCAATGTTTTAATTTATAATAAAAAGGATAATGATATATTAAAATATCTTGACCGAGCTTTTTCTGTGTAATTTTGTTTTTTTACTCATGTTTTTTTTGTAACTTTGTTTTTACAGCACAAAAAAGTCATGTCTGAATATACAAATAAGATAATAGATTATATTGATAATAATTTGTCAGAAGATGAATCTGATAAGTTTATTATCAATTTAGATAATAACAAGGAATTAAAAGATGAATTTTTGTTATTTCAAGATATTAATGAATACATGAAAAGTAAGCTTTTATCAGAAAGTATTGAAAGTTATGACAATTTTAAACAAATTGAAAAAGAAGCAAAAGATGATGTGAGTGAATTTTTATTACAAGGAAAAACAGATAATGATGTTTTAGATTATTTATCCCTTGCTTTTCCCGGGGAAAATAATTCAGTAAAAAATTTAATCAAAGAAGCAGAGAAAGAAGCCGAAATAAAAGGAATTAATGAATTGGCAAATAATTGGGTGAGTGAATATGAAAATGAAAAAGAAGATGAAAAAGAACAAGATTTGATTAGTTATATAAAAATTGTTAATTTCGGAGAAAACAAAGAAAGTAAAGATTTTTCAAGTATAGAGAATAAAAAGATTAAAGGCAGAAGAAGACTGTATTATTGGATATCTTCCGCAGCAGCAATTCTTATAATTATTTTTATACTAAACAGTGTTTTTAACAATATACCCAAAAACGAAAAAATATTTGCTGAATATCATAACACCCCTTACGAATTAACAGGTATCCAAGTCAGAAATGCCGAACAAGATATAAATACAGTATTTGAAGAAGCAACATTTTTGTATAAGCAAAATTTATATGAAAAAGCATTCATAAAATTCAATACATTGGTTTCGGACAATACAAATTTTGTACAAGCTTTGTTTTATTCCGGCTTAGCTCAATTTGAAGCCGAGAATTACAATAAATCAGCATTAATTTTCGATAAAGTTATTTCACAATTCGATGAATATGAAATTGAGTCAAAATGGTATCTTTCATTAGCTTATATTAAAACCAACGAATTTAGTAAAGCCCTTCCTTATTTAGAAGATATTGCAAAGCAAAAAAATCTCTATCAAGAAGATGCGAAAAAGATATTAAAGCAAATAAAATAATTAGTATTTGTTTACAGGAATAATTTGTATTAAATGCCGACAGTATTATTAATAAAAGGGTTTCGATTTTATTTTTTTAGTAATGAAAATGAATAACGATATTAAAGCAAAAGATCCTTTTGATATCTTAATCTTTGAAAAAGGATTGCGAATAAAAAAAATAATCATAGATAAATCTTTGGATTTGCTTGTTTTGATTTTAAACAACGGGAAACTGATACAATCAAAAATATCCTGTTATCCGAGATTAAAAACAGCATCATCAGAACAACTCAACAAATGGAGCCTGATAAGTAAAGGCATTGGCATATATTGGGAAGAACTTGATGAAGACCTGTCAATCAAGGGTTTTATAAAAGATTCTGCACTAAACAATGCTTTAAGCAAACTCCAAAGTTCAGGAACCGAAGAGATATTTGCATAGACTTACTGTTATAACTCATGTTTCGCACATTCTAACGGTCTGATTTTGAGACGTTAATACTGTTGAAAACATGTCAGGTCAGAAATTAATATGCAGAATAACAATGAAATACGCCAAAAGTTTCAATTTTAATATGTATTTATTTTTATATAGGTATGAAAAAGTCGCATAGTTAATTGCGAGAGCAATTATCTGGACTCTTTGTAACACGGCACAGGAGTGCCGTGAATATTACAGAAATTGTTCAAAGTTCCGTAGGAACGTACTAAAACCGGTTTGAGATCGTTCCTACGGAACTTATTCAAATTCAACTTACTGCACGGCACTTCTGTGCCGTGTTACAAAGAGTACAATCCTACGGATTTTAACAAAATTCTTATTTTGGAATAACACCTGTAATTTACTTAATTCAAAGAAGATATAAAAAATAAATATCTTAAATTAAAAATATTATTACGGGATTTACAATAAATTAGCAAGTGCGAAACATGAGTTATAATATTATTGCTTTTTTCTCTTAACAACAATAAATACAACAATTAGAACCAAACCGGCAAGCCCAAAGAGATAATAAATAAAATTATTTGATTTTTTCACCGCTGACACATCTCCCGTTATCACATAACCCGACCAATATACCGGATTTATAAATGTAGGTGAAGAAACTTTTATATATTCTAATTTTGCGTTTCTTAAAGCATTGTTTTTTGTCATACCTTTTGCAAGGTTTTCATAAAAGTATTGCATTATTTTTGAGCCGGCATCATCGTTTACATTCCATAAACTATATACAACTGCAGGAACACCGGCTTTAATAAAACTTCTTGATAAACTGAAAATACCTTCTCCGCTGTAAAGCTTTCCGTTTCCTGTATTGCAAGCACTTAACACAACCATAGGCGATATTATTTTCATTCGGTCAATCTCGTATGCATAAAGTAAACCGTCATCACCAATGTTTATATTTTGACCGATTGTAAAAGCGAGAAATGAAAATTCCTTTTGATCTGTTTCAACAGATGCATGCATTGCAAGATGTAAAACTCCCCCTTTATCACTGACTGCTTTAAAAGAATCTTCTAAAGCGGTGTTTCCGATGTATGCTTTTCCGTTAAAATGTTCTAAAACAAATTTTATTTCATTCTTTGTTTGGGTTAAATTCCCGAGATTTTGTCTTAATATGTTATTTACAGTATCATTATAATCAGGTGCAAATGCATAAACAAAATCAGAATATTGTTTTTTTGTATTTCGCATCAATAAAGGTGTAGAATATGCGTATGAAAAACAATAATCGTAAATTAAATAATGCAAATCGGCATAATTAATATTGCTGCGTTCTTTATATTTCGAGAGCAAGGCATCAAATGAAATGTAAGCAATATTTTCATCCGGAACAATAATAATGTTTTTACCGTTAAATGTGTTTTTTATCGGCTCAATTAATTCAAAATACAGTTCGTAACAAGCTTTATTAAATTTATTAAAAGATTTGATATCGGACTTTGCATAATCAAAATTATTCATTCGATTTTTAAAAATTTCAATGTTTTTTTCAAATGAATTGCTCAATTCTCTTTTAAATTGCCGAAATCCTTCACTGTTTATTACGAAAATACACAGATATTGTTTTTTTGTATCTTTATCTTTTGAAATAAAGTATTCAACAAGTGTTGTTGCATCGGGTAATTGTTTTTGAATTTCTTTTATTGAAATAATGTTCTTTTTAAAATCATCGGGTATATGATATTCAGCTTTAATCTTTTCAATAAAAACATCATATTCATTATTCAGTTCAAAAAGTTTTGTTTTCCATTTATTTATTTTTGAAGAATCGGCTTTCAGTTTTTCATTTTCCTCAAAGATAAGTTTTTTATAGCCGGAAATTTTATGTTCAAGATCAGCTTTTTTATTCCTTGCGGAAATCGGCACAAGAACATTTATTTCTCTTTCTTCTTCCATATTGTCGCTTAATACCGATGCTTTACAGCCCGATGCATATTTATATGCTTTTTCGGCATAATCTGTTTCTTCGCTTATTTTATGCAGTTCTGTTGAAGCTGTTACACCCAAGGAATAACATTCTTTTTCCTCTTCGGTAATAATTAGTTTACTGTCAGTTGAAATATAGTCTTTTCTTAATTTCGATATTAAATTTAAAGCAATATCCGTTGTTTTTAAGCTCAAATTATACAGCTTAATTTGTTTATTTCCCCTTGTATCATTTGCAATATTTTGTATTGCTTTGGCTTTCATTTTCAGGCCTTTTAATAGTTGTAAGCATGAAAAGCAATCATCTGAATCAGGATTTTTACGAATATCTTCCGAATTAAAATGTTTTGAATTTGCAATTAATGATTTCTGATACCAATAAAGCGAAGAATCATGTTTGGATATTGCCGTATAATATTTTCCTATATATACGTAGCTGTTAGCCGTATATGGATGTCTTTTTCCGTAGCTTTGTTCGTAAATTGTTTTGGCATTTAATAAGTAAAATTTTGCTTTTTGAATTTTTTTTTGTTCTCTTAAAAAATTACCGTAGTTCATATATAGCGGAGCCATGCGGTAATAAGTTTTTCCGAATAGTTTTTTCCGAAGTTTTATAGCTTGATTAAAATAATAATCAGCTTTTTTTTGATAATTTAGTTTAGTAT is a window of Bacteroidales bacterium DNA encoding:
- a CDS encoding sigma-70 family RNA polymerase sigma factor; this translates as MKKLTDIEILENIRARDEKTMLYLFKEYLPIIKYMVLNYKYSDGKIGVSGSESDVNDLFHDALYIVIKKILNEDFKLTCKLSTYFYAVGKNLLRTKLQKRLVEKKHRGFIEGNIYEPEETDVLFDKNLKKDVFEYYFQALSKVCKEILNMYWLEYSVAEISSKLGNTKKYIRKRKYECQKRLIDFIKKNPDNI
- a CDS encoding DUF2442 domain-containing protein, which codes for MKMNNDIKAKDPFDILIFEKGLRIKKIIIDKSLDLLVLILNNGKLIQSKISCYPRLKTASSEQLNKWSLISKGIGIYWEELDEDLSIKGFIKDSALNNALSKLQSSGTEEIFA
- a CDS encoding CHAT domain-containing protein; translated protein: MKKFLFYLSLVVCFAIVFAKFGICQTGEDNYKQQYSKAVQVYKTGDYETSMEILLSILEKRNNIDTVNLIVLNNMLGVLYRNLGDYENSIIYYNKNIQIFDNKFENRPKKISKTYNNLGNVYKRQGKYSKAIECYNEAVKIIINSNIFEKDKYCLLADKYYNIAIVYFHINNFNNSIKYYYKSLSIKKEYKQKGIDNVYFNLAQCYTKLNYQKKADYYFNQAIKLRKKLFGKTYYRMAPLYMNYGNFLREQKKIQKAKFYLLNAKTIYEQSYGKRHPYTANSYVYIGKYYTAISKHDSSLYWYQKSLIANSKHFNSEDIRKNPDSDDCFSCLQLLKGLKMKAKAIQNIANDTRGNKQIKLYNLSLKTTDIALNLISKLRKDYISTDSKLIITEEEKECYSLGVTASTELHKISEETDYAEKAYKYASGCKASVLSDNMEEEREINVLVPISARNKKADLEHKISGYKKLIFEENEKLKADSSKINKWKTKLFELNNEYDVFIEKIKAEYHIPDDFKKNIISIKEIQKQLPDATTLVEYFISKDKDTKKQYLCIFVINSEGFRQFKRELSNSFEKNIEIFKNRMNNFDYAKSDIKSFNKFNKACYELYFELIEPIKNTFNGKNIIIVPDENIAYISFDALLSKYKERSNINYADLHYLIYDYCFSYAYSTPLLMRNTKKQYSDFVYAFAPDYNDTVNNILRQNLGNLTQTKNEIKFVLEHFNGKAYIGNTALEDSFKAVSDKGGVLHLAMHASVETDQKEFSFLAFTIGQNINIGDDGLLYAYEIDRMKIISPMVVLSACNTGNGKLYSGEGIFSLSRSFIKAGVPAVVYSLWNVNDDAGSKIMQYFYENLAKGMTKNNALRNAKLEYIKVSSPTFINPVYWSGYVITGDVSAVKKSNNFIYYLFGLAGLVLIVVFIVVKRKKQ